The stretch of DNA GGAAGACACCTTTTTCATGGGCCGCGCCGCACCAGGGGCGGAGAAGAGTGGCGTTCTGACAGAGGTGGTGAACATGCGTGTGGATGCTGCCGAGCGGACACTCGACGATGTGCTGCTCACCTTCGACACCGACGAGGGAAAACTCAACCTCGTCGCAGCGCTGTTGGATGGGGCGCCGCTCCACGGGAAGGACCTTCTCATGCAGTGGCAGGCGCGGGCAGCGGCGTACCCGGATGGCCTCGTCCGGGCTCTGGTGAAACGCTACGCGCCCATCGACCACTTCTGGCGTTGGGAGATGTACCTGGAACGCGGGGAGAACCTGTGGGGGCTGCACCAACACTTCGGCTGGGTACAACGCCGACTCTTGCACGTTCTACTGGCGGTCAATCGCGTGTACTTCTTCAGTTTCAAATGGCTGGACGTGGTGCTGGAACGTCTTGTGGTCGCGCCGCAGAAGTTCGCGGAGCGTTTCAAACGGGTGAATCACCTCCCGCCTAAGGAGGCCGCCGCCGAGCTGTCGCGCCTGGTGGACGAGGTGTATGACCTGCTGGAACGGCACGTCCCCGGGATGACCCCTGCCGATGTCGCCCGGCTGCGCCATTTTTTCCACTACCGCCGTCCCCTGTGGGAGGAGCGCCCGCCCTTTTGACCACCGCAGCCCCCCGCGCTCTATCATCCTGGCCGATGACCTGCGAGGCCCCCCTGGGCGTATTCGACAGCGGCGTGGGCGGCCTGAGCGTCCTGGCCGAGCTGCGGCGTGTCCTGCCGCACGAACGCTTTCTGTACCTCGCGGACACGGCTCATGTGCCCATCGGGGCCCGGCCGGACGAGGAGATCCGGGACCTGACCAGCCGGGCGGTGGCGGCGCTGCACGCGCGGGGCGCCAAGGGCGTGGTCGTGGCCTGCAACACGGCCTCGGCCTTCAGCCTGCGCCCCCTGCGCGAGCGGTACGGCCCGGCCTTCCCCGTGATCGGCCTGGTGCCCGCCGTCAAGCCCGCCGTGGCCGCCACCCAGTCGGGCGTGATAGGCGTGCTGGCGACCCCGGGCACCCTGCGCGGCACCCTGCTGCGCGACGTGATCCGCGAGTTTGCCGAGCCTACCGGAGTCCGGGTCCTCACCGCCGTGAGCGCCGAACTCGTGCCCTTGGTCGAGGCGGGGCAGGCCGGCGGCGGGCGGGCGCGGGCCGTGCTGCGGGAAGTGCTGGCACCACTGGCGGGGGCCGGGGCCGATCAGCTCGTGCTGGGCTGCACGCATTACCCCTTCCTGGCGGGGAGCATCCGCGCCGAGTTCGGGGACACCTTTGGGCTGGTGGACAGCGGCGCGGCGGTGGCCCGGCACACCCGGAACGTGCTGGAAGCGGCCAGTTTGCTGCGGGGGGAGAACGGGGAGGGCGGGGTCACGTACCTCGTGACGGGGGAACCGGAGGCGACGCGCCCCGTGATCGGCGCCCTTACGGGCGGGCAGAATGTCACCGTGCAGCAGGTGACCACTTGACCCCTCCCCCCAGAACCGACCGGGACACCCTGACCCCCCGGCCCCTCAACGTTCGCCGCGGGGTCAACCCCCACGCGCCCGGCAGCGCCCACCTGCGGCTGGGCCGCACCGAGATTCTGGCGACCGTC from Deinococcus aerius encodes:
- a CDS encoding nucleotidyltransferase domain-containing protein: MNPASEWRRDMAAGVAQTYARNPNVVAVLLGGSSARGHADRFSDIELGVFWEAEPGEDERAAIVQDVGGDLHRLYPREGDAWEDTFFMGRAAPGAEKSGVLTEVVNMRVDAAERTLDDVLLTFDTDEGKLNLVAALLDGAPLHGKDLLMQWQARAAAYPDGLVRALVKRYAPIDHFWRWEMYLERGENLWGLHQHFGWVQRRLLHVLLAVNRVYFFSFKWLDVVLERLVVAPQKFAERFKRVNHLPPKEAAAELSRLVDEVYDLLERHVPGMTPADVARLRHFFHYRRPLWEERPPF
- the murI gene encoding glutamate racemase, which codes for MTCEAPLGVFDSGVGGLSVLAELRRVLPHERFLYLADTAHVPIGARPDEEIRDLTSRAVAALHARGAKGVVVACNTASAFSLRPLRERYGPAFPVIGLVPAVKPAVAATQSGVIGVLATPGTLRGTLLRDVIREFAEPTGVRVLTAVSAELVPLVEAGQAGGGRARAVLREVLAPLAGAGADQLVLGCTHYPFLAGSIRAEFGDTFGLVDSGAAVARHTRNVLEAASLLRGENGEGGVTYLVTGEPEATRPVIGALTGGQNVTVQQVTT